Within the uncultured Draconibacterium sp. genome, the region GAGATCGATGGTGTCAATGTGAATATATTCGAGGCTTACTTAAATGCCTTTTCCAAACACAAGCCAGAAGAATATAAGATTGTAGTTGTTGACAATGCGGGGTTTCATTCTACAAAGAACATAGAGGTACCGAGCAATATATATTTGCTAAATATTCCACCTTACACCCCGGAGTTAAATCCATGTGAACAAGTTTGGCAATACATTAAAACAAGGTTCAAAAACCAACTATTTGAGGACATGGAAAAACTAAGGCAATGGCTGTGGCGTATATCAAACAATATGGGAACAGAAACAATTAAATCGATTACAGGAAATCATCACTTCTT harbors:
- a CDS encoding IS630 family transposase — protein: MDKNNYNSVNLYFQDESRFGLMSHIGKCVTARGVRPVISYQHKFASTYLYGSYSPVNGDSFVWEIDGVNVNIFEAYLNAFSKHKPEEYKIVVVDNAGFHSTKNIEVPSNIYLLNIPPYTPELNPCEQVWQYIKTRFKNQLFEDMEKLRQWLWRISNNMGTETIKSITGNHHFLNAFNAAFKN